A single Acidaminococcus sp. DNA region contains:
- a CDS encoding alpha/beta fold hydrolase encodes MDNKKSLRIMVVLLSAAVLMADSPNIPAAFAKEAAMTVSETASQTAGKILARRHAYTVTEQPAFNDGKYIYGQLYRPTCSGKMPLIIFSHGLGASHEVGVDYAKELASRGAAVYIFDYRGGGAQSRSEGKTTEMSVMTEVADLESVLKTAENWDFVDKDHIILLGESQGGAVASIVASRHTDKLQAMILLYPAFVITDELHKLYASLDDVDDIVNYQDWITLGKKYAVDMWNFDFYEDMGKFNKPVLLIHGDKDQTVPVGYSERAAAVYPQGKLHIIHGTGHTFPERSSFHEAMNEIVAFLEKQDVLSGEVK; translated from the coding sequence ATGGATAATAAGAAATCATTGCGGATTATGGTAGTGCTTTTGTCGGCTGCCGTTCTGATGGCAGATTCTCCGAATATACCCGCTGCCTTTGCGAAGGAAGCAGCAATGACGGTATCGGAGACTGCTTCACAGACTGCCGGCAAAATACTAGCCCGTCGGCACGCCTATACGGTTACGGAACAACCTGCCTTTAATGACGGAAAATATATTTATGGACAGCTTTATCGTCCAACGTGCAGTGGAAAAATGCCGCTCATTATTTTTTCTCATGGGCTTGGTGCCAGTCATGAAGTAGGTGTGGATTATGCCAAGGAGCTTGCATCACGGGGTGCCGCCGTCTATATTTTCGATTATCGCGGGGGCGGCGCTCAAAGCCGCAGCGAAGGAAAGACCACAGAAATGTCCGTGATGACGGAGGTCGCTGATCTGGAATCCGTGCTGAAGACTGCCGAAAACTGGGATTTTGTCGATAAGGACCATATCATTTTATTAGGAGAAAGCCAGGGAGGCGCGGTAGCCTCCATTGTGGCCAGCCGGCACACTGACAAATTGCAGGCAATGATTTTACTTTATCCGGCTTTCGTCATCACGGATGAACTGCATAAGCTTTATGCTTCCCTGGATGATGTGGACGATATCGTGAATTATCAGGATTGGATTACCTTAGGTAAAAAATATGCTGTCGATATGTGGAATTTCGATTTCTACGAGGATATGGGTAAGTTCAACAAGCCGGTGCTTCTGATTCATGGTGACAAGGATCAGACAGTTCCGGTGGGATATTCCGAAAGGGCAGCGGCAGTTTATCCTCAGGGAAAGCTTCATATCATTCATGGCACGGGCCATACGTTCCCGGAGCGAAGCAGCTTTCATGAGGCTATGAATGAAATTGTAGCTTTTTTGGAAAAACAGGATGTACTGTCTGGTGAAGTAAAATAG
- a CDS encoding AzlC family ABC transporter permease: MARAFFTKNFWDGAQAAVPPGLGCIPDGLSIGLLAMQAGMSKLEGILLSVLVMAGASELMTIGMMTAGAPVAAIILGTFFLNLRHFVMSASVWRRIEGASLGDKLLGSFALCDESFAVFSLS, encoded by the coding sequence TTGGCCAGGGCATTCTTTACGAAAAACTTCTGGGACGGCGCCCAAGCGGCTGTGCCGCCGGGACTGGGCTGCATTCCTGACGGCCTTTCCATCGGTCTTCTCGCCATGCAGGCAGGAATGAGTAAACTTGAGGGAATTCTTCTTTCCGTTCTTGTCATGGCCGGAGCTTCGGAACTCATGACCATCGGCATGATGACGGCAGGGGCTCCCGTGGCAGCTATTATCCTGGGAACTTTTTTCCTGAACTTGCGGCACTTTGTCATGAGTGCCTCTGTCTGGAGGCGCATTGAAGGGGCAAGTCTGGGAGATAAGCTTCTGGGCTCTTTTGCTCTTTGCGACGAATCGTTTGCAGTCTTTTCCCTGTCGTAG
- a CDS encoding alpha/beta hydrolase, translated as MMKQRKGYQLFVVGLMAGTFFTGLGMAEAAYVNPYQYPETAAMTTRADKMKYMENKTATMFKGTKKAEEAYVVPKGWTEDLTTFKNVRVEKYMPQKKGTDRVLFFLHGGGYVQGISNGYRDWAIAQSHALGDGDTYLLNYRIAPEALYPEILNEAVAAYKAILSSGVPADKIVVAGDSAGGNLTTVLALYARDHQLPMPGLLVLYSPWEDAGHLPTHDTNVKKDLVLGENNPSMLKAVNNNEDYFCTADLKDPYVSPIYADLKNLPPTLIIGGKNELFVDDMALYTNHAQAAGSTVEMHLFDDMSHDWPFIFPELSEAKETYTLMSSFADKYMKD; from the coding sequence ATGATGAAACAGAGAAAAGGATACCAACTTTTTGTGGTAGGACTGATGGCAGGAACTTTTTTCACTGGTCTTGGCATGGCAGAAGCCGCCTATGTAAATCCTTATCAATATCCGGAAACGGCCGCCATGACGACCCGTGCAGATAAAATGAAGTATATGGAAAACAAGACGGCGACTATGTTTAAAGGCACAAAAAAGGCAGAAGAGGCCTATGTCGTTCCTAAAGGCTGGACGGAAGACCTGACTACCTTCAAAAACGTCCGGGTCGAAAAGTATATGCCACAAAAGAAAGGAACGGACCGCGTTCTGTTTTTCCTCCATGGAGGCGGCTACGTGCAGGGAATTTCCAATGGTTATCGCGATTGGGCCATTGCCCAGTCCCATGCATTAGGTGACGGCGATACGTATCTTTTAAATTACCGCATTGCACCGGAAGCCTTGTACCCTGAGATCCTGAACGAAGCAGTTGCAGCCTATAAGGCCATCCTTTCTTCCGGCGTTCCGGCCGATAAGATTGTTGTTGCCGGTGATTCGGCAGGCGGAAACCTGACAACCGTACTCGCTTTATACGCCCGTGACCATCAGCTGCCCATGCCGGGCCTTCTGGTTCTCTATTCTCCCTGGGAAGATGCCGGTCATCTTCCGACGCACGATACGAATGTGAAGAAAGATCTGGTCCTGGGAGAAAATAATCCGTCCATGCTGAAAGCTGTCAATAACAATGAGGATTACTTCTGTACGGCTGATTTGAAAGATCCGTACGTATCTCCGATTTACGCTGACCTTAAAAATCTGCCGCCTACTCTGATTATCGGCGGAAAGAATGAACTTTTTGTAGACGATATGGCACTCTACACGAATCATGCCCAGGCGGCCGGCAGCACGGTGGAAATGCATCTCTTCGACGATATGTCCCACGATTGGCCGTTTATCTTCCCGGAACTTTCCGAAGCTAAGGAAACATATACGTTAATGAGTTCCTTTGCAGATAAATATATGAAAGACTGA
- a CDS encoding nuclear transport factor 2 family protein yields the protein MSEIKDLVNRYIAAIHSQDKQEFRSLWSGSDADTMISVAKVYCGTDSIVSNFLIGAIQKAYKEITLIADEEPEIHQLTEDTAIVIFRYHTECIKRQDDSAYGISGIETQVVKCIDGQWKLCHVHYSKK from the coding sequence ATGTCTGAAATCAAGGATCTCGTAAATCGGTATATAGCAGCTATTCATTCACAGGATAAACAGGAATTCCGCTCCCTTTGGAGCGGCTCTGACGCTGATACCATGATTTCTGTCGCCAAGGTATATTGCGGGACAGATTCCATCGTCTCCAATTTTCTGATTGGAGCTATCCAAAAAGCCTATAAAGAAATTACTCTTATAGCGGATGAAGAGCCGGAAATCCATCAGCTGACAGAAGATACGGCCATTGTAATCTTCCGCTATCACACGGAATGCATTAAAAGGCAGGACGATTCCGCCTATGGCATCAGTGGTATAGAAACACAAGTCGTAAAATGTATTGATGGACAATGGAAATTGTGCCACGTGCATTATTCGAAAAAATAA
- a CDS encoding AzlD domain-containing protein, with the protein MNTSLMIMILGMALVTYVPQVLPSLIMEKIVLPKKVEKFLTMIPCTAMAALIFPGILSVDTAHREIGVFGGLIAAILAWKKVPVILCVIAAIALDVLLYMTVIPHG; encoded by the coding sequence ATGAATACGTCCCTGATGATTATGATTCTGGGCATGGCCCTCGTGACCTATGTACCCCAGGTGCTCCCGTCCCTTATTATGGAAAAAATCGTACTGCCTAAAAAGGTGGAAAAGTTTCTCACGATGATTCCTTGTACAGCGATGGCAGCCTTGATCTTTCCGGGCATCCTGAGTGTCGACACGGCACACAGGGAGATCGGCGTCTTCGGCGGTCTGATTGCTGCCATTCTTGCATGGAAGAAAGTTCCTGTGATTCTCTGCGTCATAGCTGCGATTGCCCTGGATGTCCTTTTGTATATGACAGTGATTCCTCATGGGTGA
- a CDS encoding DUF3100 domain-containing protein → MKKNLMDVKIHLLAFALTVVAEMIGTVKFDFGIAAFAIFPMLYALIFGTILGGLKVIPKEIMEKASPYGPICATLVVAKCGTGIGPNLDIVRQAGIAMILQEFGSIMTVILALPIAIAVFHMGRAAVGCSFSISREEGIAIIGSKYGLDSDEGLGVMGGYVTGTILGTLFVGIITSLLSSLHVFHPYALAMACGSGSTSMMMAGIASVIEYYPDYANEITAFATSSNVLSSVDSFYKYLLITLPMCNFVYAAMTKHNPHYKNGVPVK, encoded by the coding sequence ATGAAGAAGAATTTGATGGACGTGAAGATTCATTTACTTGCCTTTGCCTTGACGGTAGTGGCAGAGATGATAGGAACGGTAAAATTTGATTTCGGTATTGCAGCATTTGCAATCTTTCCCATGCTCTATGCGCTGATTTTCGGAACGATACTGGGAGGCCTCAAGGTGATTCCTAAAGAAATCATGGAAAAGGCTTCTCCGTACGGACCAATCTGTGCCACACTGGTTGTAGCTAAGTGCGGCACGGGAATCGGCCCTAACCTCGACATCGTCCGTCAGGCAGGTATTGCCATGATTTTGCAGGAATTTGGCAGTATCATGACAGTTATCCTGGCCCTTCCCATTGCTATTGCAGTGTTCCATATGGGGCGCGCCGCGGTTGGATGCAGTTTCTCTATTTCCAGAGAAGAAGGTATTGCAATCATCGGCAGCAAGTATGGCCTGGATTCTGACGAAGGCCTTGGCGTCATGGGTGGGTACGTGACCGGTACAATCCTCGGAACGCTCTTTGTCGGTATTATCACATCCCTCTTGTCATCACTGCATGTGTTTCATCCCTATGCACTGGCTATGGCCTGCGGAAGTGGATCTACTTCGATGATGATGGCCGGAATTGCTTCGGTTATTGAATATTATCCTGATTACGCAAATGAAATTACCGCATTTGCTACGTCTAGTAACGTGCTAAGTTCCGTAGATAGTTTTTACAAGTATCTTCTGATTACTCTGCCGATGTGTAATTTTGTTTACGCGGCCATGACAAAGCACAATCCTCATTATAAAAATGGGGTTCCTGTTAAATAG
- a CDS encoding helix-turn-helix domain-containing protein, translating to MAEINIGKKLQTFRAEKGMSIRELAQASGVTASMLSQIERGLANPSIKTLKDISETLNVPLYLFFKEEEETEIVVRKDKRRTMGKPEEQDTVYSLLTPGSMGNIEFCIMELHEGAESARMVSHIGEEVAYVLDGPIEVYVDENHYVLETGDSIRIAPQSLHKWANHSEKAAKIIFAISPPSF from the coding sequence ATGGCAGAAATCAATATAGGCAAAAAACTCCAGACCTTTAGAGCTGAGAAAGGCATGTCCATTCGTGAATTAGCTCAGGCATCCGGAGTTACGGCCTCCATGTTAAGCCAGATTGAACGCGGACTGGCGAATCCCTCTATCAAAACCTTAAAGGATATTTCTGAAACACTGAATGTTCCGTTATATTTGTTTTTTAAAGAAGAGGAAGAGACAGAGATCGTTGTTCGTAAGGATAAGCGGAGAACAATGGGAAAACCGGAAGAGCAGGATACCGTATATTCCCTGCTTACACCGGGGTCGATGGGCAATATAGAATTTTGTATCATGGAGCTTCATGAAGGCGCTGAATCAGCCAGAATGGTCAGCCATATAGGCGAGGAAGTTGCTTATGTGCTGGACGGTCCTATTGAAGTTTATGTGGATGAGAATCATTATGTCCTTGAAACAGGGGATTCCATTCGAATCGCTCCACAGAGTCTCCATAAATGGGCCAACCATTCTGAAAAGGCTGCCAAGATTATCTTTGCTATATCACCACCGAGTTTCTAA
- a CDS encoding autotransporter outer membrane beta-barrel domain-containing protein yields MKRFFGKKAAGVLSALLMMGIYGQAEAKDYTNAHWWFYSDHGSKTKIASDESNQFYINSEADNYEGADDGKGNVGIWVSDDWTVSITATEGDNTATSRDQATSTDFERWWGISVDENAQLDLTAEKGSNNIIGLGPKNYGVGVYRGGVDPDATRGANVNMTAGKDNKIRAATIGIWGDSKNPWYHNKKEDLPLAVNIKSIGGNNEIIVNSTSETLGAYGIAPAYKVTVNVTADVGNNTVSVSAADGLDAYGILAQHSGANVKLTATEGSNTISSTECGVLTYDFAAVDMTAGKDNTISVTANGTSEDENVIGIKTEDGGTVNVSSAGGNNTIESNCASEAKGIYDFYGSTTVTAENGSNNITSTGTAVLSEAGETTITATGGSNIIEGTEAGVYATSGGSVNVTGSSQISSDNIALLATSPYTDSTQTVNAAINVNYGAGSSIDGDIAAIQDGTVTVTPASSDAAINVTGNIVAYGHEPIVVDSSTNTTREAEPSEYVGGTVDLELTGGSTFTGTSSVAYDLADDKGTEREGTVNIDLPADALWYMTDSSSVTNLSGNGGTVYYQNGGYSLQIGTLTGSHTFAMDLSMDGTQSDMLYINEGTSDEQTLQIKNLSELDSEMQAGDAVRFAVVGNSLDEFRDGKVIATTTSSLYRNTLSIEYRDVATDPLNTEAYNDEYNGDGTNKPTTADVNALYVDPYTDPQNVYVVKTSEGLNDGAVTPSRNRDLIWRYMTTLDTFTKRDGEARYFTDEGKRGAWVRLGYSNLGVDGVGELDGNTYELGWTTVSRQNDERKHRFSASVAYGKPKGQFEGYGGDLTVRDFSVNLYDTHEYYQSAEKLANKPEWKKESHAYWDNYLKYHHVKTEYDAYDHVVGTKYSGDYDQDVWNLSTEYGHKLMMNEDWFWVPQAQLQLSYLGSYDYVDSQGLHVDGDSDWSLIGRLGFDLVRDIHDSRDSKIYFKASLLHEFLDGNDVTTSYDGDRYVNEGDQSGTWGVVGLGFSSKIGDKQYFYLDAERYFGNDFERTYDIRAGVNWKF; encoded by the coding sequence ATGAAAAGATTTTTTGGAAAAAAGGCAGCAGGCGTGCTCAGTGCCCTGCTTATGATGGGCATATACGGGCAGGCAGAGGCAAAGGATTATACGAATGCTCATTGGTGGTTTTATTCCGATCACGGCTCAAAAACTAAGATAGCATCAGATGAGTCTAACCAATTCTATATTAATTCCGAAGCTGACAATTACGAGGGAGCAGATGACGGAAAAGGGAATGTTGGTATTTGGGTGAGCGATGACTGGACTGTCAGTATTACGGCAACGGAAGGCGATAATACGGCGACAAGCCGTGACCAAGCGACTAGTACCGACTTTGAAAGATGGTGGGGAATATCTGTCGACGAAAATGCGCAGCTGGATTTGACGGCAGAAAAAGGCAGCAACAATATTATTGGCCTTGGCCCTAAAAACTATGGCGTCGGTGTATACCGCGGCGGTGTTGATCCAGATGCCACGCGGGGCGCTAATGTTAATATGACGGCCGGAAAAGACAATAAGATACGGGCTGCCACTATTGGCATATGGGGCGATTCTAAAAATCCCTGGTATCATAATAAGAAGGAGGACTTACCTCTTGCTGTCAATATTAAGTCCATCGGGGGCAATAATGAGATTATAGTTAATTCTACATCCGAAACCCTGGGAGCATACGGCATTGCCCCGGCTTACAAAGTGACAGTAAATGTAACCGCAGATGTAGGAAACAATACTGTTTCGGTCAGTGCGGCAGATGGTTTGGATGCCTATGGCATTCTCGCCCAACACAGTGGCGCTAACGTGAAACTTACAGCTACGGAGGGAAGTAACACTATTTCTTCCACGGAATGCGGCGTACTTACCTACGATTTCGCTGCAGTTGATATGACGGCTGGAAAAGATAATACCATTTCCGTAACGGCAAATGGAACCAGTGAGGATGAAAATGTCATTGGCATTAAAACTGAGGATGGCGGTACGGTCAATGTTTCCTCTGCTGGCGGGAACAATACTATTGAATCTAATTGCGCTTCCGAAGCTAAGGGCATTTATGATTTCTATGGCAGTACAACAGTAACAGCAGAAAACGGCAGCAATAACATTACGAGCACTGGGACAGCCGTACTTTCTGAAGCCGGCGAAACAACGATTACAGCTACGGGCGGCAGCAACATCATCGAGGGAACGGAAGCTGGCGTATACGCTACGTCTGGCGGCTCTGTGAACGTGACCGGTTCTTCACAAATCAGCAGTGATAATATAGCTCTTTTGGCGACCTCACCTTATACGGATTCGACCCAGACAGTGAATGCAGCCATCAACGTTAACTACGGCGCCGGCAGCAGCATTGACGGAGACATCGCCGCGATACAGGACGGTACGGTCACGGTTACCCCGGCAAGCAGCGATGCAGCAATCAATGTGACCGGTAATATCGTTGCTTACGGACATGAACCGATTGTCGTGGATTCAAGCACGAACACTACCCGTGAGGCAGAACCTTCGGAATATGTAGGCGGCACCGTGGACCTGGAACTTACGGGCGGCAGTACTTTTACGGGCACGTCCTCGGTGGCGTATGATCTCGCTGACGATAAAGGCACGGAACGGGAAGGTACCGTCAATATCGACCTGCCGGCCGATGCTCTGTGGTATATGACGGATTCCAGCAGTGTAACGAACCTTTCTGGCAATGGTGGCACGGTATACTATCAAAACGGCGGCTATTCCCTGCAGATTGGTACGCTGACAGGGTCCCACACATTTGCCATGGACCTTTCCATGGACGGAACCCAAAGTGATATGCTCTACATCAACGAAGGTACGAGCGATGAGCAGACGCTGCAGATCAAGAACTTGTCTGAACTCGACAGTGAAATGCAGGCCGGCGACGCAGTGCGTTTTGCCGTAGTAGGAAATTCGCTGGATGAATTCCGTGACGGTAAAGTCATCGCTACCACAACGAGCAGCCTCTATCGGAATACGTTAAGCATCGAATACCGCGACGTGGCAACGGATCCGCTCAATACGGAAGCTTATAACGACGAATATAACGGCGATGGAACGAACAAGCCGACTACAGCTGATGTGAATGCTCTTTACGTCGATCCTTACACGGATCCTCAGAACGTGTACGTCGTGAAGACATCCGAAGGGCTCAATGACGGTGCCGTGACGCCAAGCCGTAACCGTGACTTAATCTGGCGCTATATGACGACGCTGGATACGTTCACGAAGCGTGATGGTGAGGCACGGTACTTTACGGATGAAGGCAAGCGTGGCGCCTGGGTGCGTCTGGGCTACAGCAACTTAGGCGTTGACGGCGTCGGCGAACTCGACGGCAACACGTATGAACTGGGCTGGACAACGGTGTCCAGGCAGAATGACGAACGGAAGCATCGTTTCAGTGCATCCGTAGCCTACGGAAAGCCAAAAGGCCAATTCGAAGGGTATGGCGGCGACTTGACGGTACGGGATTTCTCCGTGAACCTCTACGATACGCACGAGTACTATCAATCTGCAGAGAAGCTCGCCAATAAGCCGGAGTGGAAGAAAGAGTCCCATGCTTATTGGGATAACTACTTGAAGTACCATCATGTGAAGACTGAATACGACGCTTATGATCATGTCGTCGGCACGAAGTATTCCGGAGACTACGACCAGGATGTGTGGAACCTTTCTACGGAATACGGTCATAAGCTCATGATGAACGAAGACTGGTTCTGGGTACCGCAGGCACAGCTGCAGCTGTCGTACCTCGGCAGCTACGATTACGTAGATTCCCAGGGCCTGCATGTCGACGGCGATAGTGACTGGAGTCTCATCGGCCGCCTGGGCTTTGACCTGGTTCGTGATATTCATGACAGCCGCGACAGTAAGATTTACTTCAAGGCATCACTGCTCCATGAATTCCTGGATGGCAACGATGTTACAACGAGCTATGACGGCGACCGCTATGTGAATGAAGGCGACCAGAGCGGTACATGGGGTGTAGTCGGTCTCGGCTTCAGCAGCAAGATCGGGGACAAACAGTACTTCTATCTGGATGCAGAGCGGTATTTTGGCAACGATTTTGAGAGAACTTACGATATCAGAGCGGGAGTCAACTGGAAGTTCTAA
- a CDS encoding amidohydrolase has translation MRTKEQLKKEACEAIDRNRDKIYAFAESIFAEPELGYREEKTSRKFQKLLDEIGFEHQDHVALTGVIANQKGKESRMKLAIMGELDAVLVPGHPHADCHTGAAHACGHHCMMAGLAGAAYAIHDAHLMDDLYGDIALMAVPGEEFVELEYRNNLKNQGKISFLSGKQEFIKLGVMDDVDAMIMQHIFSQGDQPIKAMAGNRTIGFVGKLIRYIGKAAHAGVAPYKGINALNAAELGLAAIHAQRETFRDEDHIRVHPIITKGGDLVNVVPADVRLETYVRGASMDAIIDASKKVNRALQAGAYAVGAECKITELPGYLPVRHYQPLDEVVYNNLKHFFGDEHTECISEWDGGSTDAGNISQLLPTVHAYIAASKGDMHSENYEIIDKETAYLTTAKVLICSAIDMLAEGAETGLAVIKDYKPAMTKEEYLNTWGKLE, from the coding sequence ATGCGTACAAAAGAGCAGTTAAAGAAAGAGGCTTGTGAAGCGATTGACCGGAACAGAGATAAAATTTATGCCTTTGCAGAATCAATTTTTGCTGAGCCGGAGCTGGGATATCGCGAAGAGAAGACTTCAAGAAAGTTCCAGAAATTGCTGGATGAAATCGGATTTGAACATCAAGATCATGTGGCACTGACCGGTGTAATTGCCAATCAAAAGGGCAAGGAAAGCCGTATGAAGCTTGCAATCATGGGAGAACTGGACGCCGTGCTCGTTCCCGGACATCCCCATGCAGACTGCCATACCGGTGCTGCTCATGCGTGCGGACATCACTGCATGATGGCAGGTCTCGCCGGGGCCGCCTATGCAATCCATGATGCCCATCTGATGGATGATCTCTATGGAGATATCGCATTGATGGCAGTCCCGGGTGAAGAGTTTGTTGAACTTGAATACCGTAACAATCTGAAAAATCAGGGGAAGATTTCCTTCCTGAGCGGCAAACAAGAATTCATCAAATTGGGAGTCATGGATGATGTGGATGCTATGATTATGCAGCACATTTTCTCTCAGGGTGATCAGCCCATCAAGGCAATGGCAGGAAACCGCACCATCGGTTTTGTGGGTAAACTGATTCGCTATATCGGGAAGGCGGCTCATGCAGGTGTTGCACCTTACAAGGGAATCAACGCTCTCAACGCAGCAGAACTCGGCTTGGCCGCTATTCACGCACAGCGTGAAACTTTCCGCGATGAAGATCATATCCGTGTACATCCGATTATCACCAAGGGCGGTGATTTGGTAAACGTTGTCCCGGCTGATGTACGTCTTGAAACGTATGTAAGAGGTGCCAGCATGGATGCCATTATCGATGCGAGCAAGAAGGTTAACCGCGCACTGCAGGCAGGAGCTTATGCAGTCGGTGCTGAATGCAAGATTACCGAACTTCCAGGATATCTTCCTGTTCGCCATTACCAGCCTCTTGATGAGGTTGTTTACAACAACCTGAAACATTTCTTCGGAGATGAGCATACGGAATGTATTTCCGAATGGGACGGCGGCTCTACCGATGCCGGCAATATTTCCCAGCTTCTCCCGACCGTACATGCTTACATCGCTGCTTCCAAGGGAGATATGCACAGTGAGAACTATGAAATCATTGATAAGGAAACGGCGTATCTGACGACGGCAAAGGTGCTGATCTGCTCAGCCATCGATATGCTGGCCGAAGGAGCCGAAACGGGCCTTGCAGTAATCAAAGACTATAAACCGGCTATGACGAAAGAAGAGTACCTGAATACCTGGGGTAAGCTTGAGTGA
- a CDS encoding D-serine ammonia-lyase: MKILGHDYAEWVRKYPLIDKMCKLEEVFWLNAGKKPAAEAIPEAELSMADIRDAEARLARFAPYFQAAFPETKATGGIIESPLRPIEKMKKELDAMYGTEIKGNLLLKCDSHLPISGSIKARGGIYEVLKFAEDVALKSGMLHLTDDYSVLLEPKFKKLFSEYSIAVGSTGNLGLSIGIISATLGFKVTVHMSADARQWKKDMLREKGVLVKEYDKDYSVAVAQGRKEAEADPKCHFVDDEKSRTLFLGYTVAALRVEKQLKKAGIPVDSNHPLFVYLPCGVGGGPGGVAFGLKQVFGDNVHCFFAEPVHSACMLLGMMTGLHDKVSVQDFGIDNKTAADGLAVGRPSSFVGRLMTPFLSGIYTLTDEHMYQMLAKLFDSEHIALEPSALAGMAGPSRIFGTASGRQYLQKEHLTEVMSQSTHIVWATGGGMVPERIMKQYYEKGKSLEAEK; this comes from the coding sequence ATGAAAATCTTGGGACATGATTATGCAGAGTGGGTCAGGAAATATCCACTGATTGATAAGATGTGCAAACTGGAAGAAGTATTCTGGCTCAATGCCGGAAAAAAGCCCGCGGCTGAAGCAATTCCCGAAGCAGAACTTTCCATGGCAGACATCCGGGATGCGGAAGCACGTCTGGCACGGTTTGCACCTTACTTTCAGGCAGCGTTTCCGGAGACGAAAGCCACGGGAGGCATCATTGAAAGTCCGCTTCGTCCGATTGAAAAAATGAAGAAAGAACTTGATGCCATGTACGGTACGGAAATCAAGGGAAATCTTCTGCTGAAGTGTGACAGTCATCTTCCTATCTCCGGTTCTATCAAAGCCAGGGGCGGCATTTATGAGGTACTGAAGTTCGCCGAGGATGTGGCACTGAAAAGCGGAATGCTGCACTTGACTGATGATTATTCCGTTCTCCTGGAACCAAAGTTTAAAAAACTTTTCTCGGAATACAGCATTGCTGTAGGATCTACCGGCAACCTGGGACTTTCTATTGGAATCATCAGCGCAACATTGGGTTTTAAGGTAACTGTCCATATGTCGGCCGACGCCAGACAGTGGAAGAAGGATATGCTCCGTGAGAAAGGCGTATTGGTGAAGGAGTATGATAAGGACTACAGCGTTGCTGTTGCCCAGGGAAGGAAAGAAGCTGAAGCTGACCCCAAGTGCCATTTTGTCGATGATGAAAAATCCAGAACACTGTTTTTGGGCTATACAGTAGCGGCACTGCGTGTTGAAAAGCAACTGAAAAAGGCTGGGATTCCCGTCGATTCAAACCATCCGTTATTTGTCTACCTGCCTTGTGGTGTAGGTGGAGGACCCGGAGGAGTAGCCTTTGGCCTGAAACAGGTATTTGGTGACAATGTACACTGCTTCTTCGCAGAACCTGTGCATTCTGCATGCATGCTGCTGGGAATGATGACCGGCTTGCATGATAAAGTTTCGGTTCAGGATTTTGGTATCGACAATAAGACTGCGGCAGACGGCCTGGCAGTGGGAAGACCTTCCAGCTTTGTCGGAAGACTCATGACGCCATTCCTTTCCGGAATCTACACGCTGACGGATGAGCACATGTATCAGATGCTTGCAAAATTATTCGATTCCGAACATATTGCCCTGGAACCGAGCGCCCTCGCCGGCATGGCAGGTCCCAGCCGTATATTCGGAACGGCATCCGGCAGGCAGTATCTGCAGAAGGAGCATTTAACGGAAGTGATGAGTCAATCGACTCACATCGTCTGGGCAACAGGCGGCGGTATGGTTCCTGAAAGAATCATGAAGCAGTACTACGAAAAGGGAAAATCCCTGGAAGCAGAAAAGTAA